One genomic region from Thunnus maccoyii chromosome 16, fThuMac1.1, whole genome shotgun sequence encodes:
- the LOC121880782 gene encoding sorting nexin-14-like isoform X3 → MGCIRACLQRIRRKIKLDLLRELGRQYPVFCFLLLVLLLSTVLLNRYIHIMMVFWSFLAGVVTFYCSLGPESLLPNILVSIKPKIKSYQQELFPLGHSCAVCGKIKCKRHRPTLLLENYQPWLDLEVPSKVDASLSEILELVLENFVYPWYRDITDDEAFVDELRVTLRFFAAVLVRRTQKVDVASLITKKLLKVSMKHIEIITKARQKVKNTEFLQQAALEEYGPDLHVALRSRRDELLYLRKLTEMLFPYILPPKATDCRSLTLLIREVLAGSVFLPSMDYLADPDTVNLLLLIFIDNSPPEEATEPTSTLVPFLQKYSDIRNKKPSVLKLELKEIREQQDLLFRFMNFLKQEGAVHVLQFCLAVEEFNDRILCPELSDSEKMMLHEEVKKIYETYCLDESVDKIRFDPFIVEEIRNIAEGLYSEVVKLQTMRCLFEAYEHVLSLLENVFTPMFCHSDEYFRQLLRGAESPARNSKMSRNSLSLDDIRNTSKRGESFGISRIGSKIKGVFKSTTMEGAMLPSYGLVEGEDDMVEEAMMVLEDDSPVEAASTPSTPRNLSAWNITIPYIDFYDDDVKRERFPVFCIDVERNDRKAVGHETEHWSVYRRYLEFYVLESKLTEFHGSFPDAQLPSKRIIGPKNYEFLTSKREEFQEYLQKLLQHPELSNSQLLADFLSPHSMESQFLDKMLPDVNLGKIIKSVPSKLIKEKGQHLEPFIQSFFNSCESPKPKPSRPELTILSPTSENDKKLFNDLFKNNASRSEMAEKRHNQNYFMEMITVEGVYDYLMYVARVVFHIPDWLHHLLMGGRILFKNTLEAYTDYYLQYKLNQVVQEHRLVSLITLLRDTVFCESSPPRSVHNKQKRAKKTFEEMMRYIPDFLGKCIGEEAKYEGVRLLFDGLQQPVLNKQLTYVLLDIAIQELFPELNKQVQKETSVMAPWM, encoded by the exons atgggATGCATCAGGGCTTGTCTGCAGAGAATAAGACGCAAGATAAAGCTGGACCTGCTCAGAGAGCTGGGCCGACAGTATCCAGTCTTCTGCTTTCTGCTTCTGGTCCTGCTGCTGTCCACTGTGCTTTTAAACAG ATATATTCATATAATGATGGTATTTTGGTCCTTCCTGGCTGGTGTTGTTACTTTCTACTGCTCTTTGGGGCCTGAGTCACTGCTGCCCAACATCCTAGTCTCCATCAAACCAAAGATCAAG TCATACCAGCAGGAACTGTTTCCACTGGGCCACAGCTGTGctgtttgtggaaaaatcaaATGCAAAAGGCACAG aCCGACTTTATTACTCGAAAACTATCAACCGTGGCTTGACCTGGAAGTTCCTTCTAAGGTGGATGCTTCACTTTCAGAG attcTGGAGCTTGTTCTGGAAAATTTTGTGTATCCATGGTATAG agacatcacagatgatgaggCGTTTGTTGACGAGCTGAGAGTGACTTTGCGTTTCTTCGCAGCTGTGTTGGTCCGTCGAACCCAGAAG GTTGATGTTGCATCCCTCATCACGAAAAAGCTTCTTAAAGTTTCCATGAAGCACATTGAAATAATTACCAAAGCAAGACAGAAAG tAAAGAACACAGAGTTCCTTCAACAAGCCGCACTGGAGGAATATGGTCCTGACCTCCATGTAGCACTCCGCTCTCGCAGAGATGAGCTCCTTTACCTCAGGAAGCTCACAGAGATGCTTTTCCCCTACATCCTGCCACCCAAGGCTACAGACTGCAG ATCTCTTACTCTCCTGATAAGAGAAGTCTTGGCTGGTTCTGTCTTCCTTCCTTCAATGGACTACTTGGCTGATCCT GACACAGTGaatcttttacttttgatattcaTCGACAACTCTCCA cCTGAAGAAGCCACAGAGCCAACTTCAACGTTGGTTCCTTTCCTGCAAAAATACTCTGATATTCGCAACAAAAAGCCCTCA GTGCTGAAGCTGGAGTTGAAGGAAATCAGAGAACAGCAAGACCTTCTCTTCCGATTCATGAACTTTTTGAAGCAAGAGGGGGCTGTCCACGTGCTCCAGTTCTGCCTTGCAGTCG AGGAGTTCAACGATAGGATACTGTGCCCAGAGCTGTCTGACTCTGAGAAGATGATGCTTCACGAAGAGGTGAAGAAGATCTATGAGACCTACTGTTTGGACGAGAGCGTCGACAAGATCCGCTTCGACCCCTTTATTGTGGAAGAAATACGCAACA TTGCTGAGGGTCTGTATTCAGAGGTGGTGAAACTGCAGACCATGAGATGTTTGTTTGAAGCCTATGAGCACGTCCTGTCCCTCCTGGAGAATGTTTTCACACCTATGTTCTGTCACAGCGATGAG TACTTCCGCCAGCTTCTGAGAGGGGCCGAGTCCCCTGCCAGGAATTCCAAAATGAGCAG AAATAGCCTCAGTTTGGATGACATCCG GAACACGTCAAAGAGGGGCGAGTCCTTTGGGATCAGCCGCATTGGCAGTAAGATCAAAGGGGTGTTCAAGAGCACAACCATGGAGGGAGCGATGCTGCCATCCTATGGGCTGGTGGAGGGAGAGGATGATATG GTTGAGGAAGCCATGATGGTCCTGGAGGATGACTCCCCAGTAGAGGCCGCCTCCACCCCCAGCACCCCCCGAAACCTCTCAGCCTGGAACATCACCATCCCTTACATTGATTTCTATGACGACGATGTGAAAAGGGAGAGGTTTCCTGTGTTCTGTATTGATGTGGAGCGCAATGACCGGAAGGCAG TGGGACATGAGACTGAGCATTGGTCTGTGTACAGAAGATATCTGGAGTTCTATGTCCTCGAGTCAAAGCTCACTGAGTTTCATG GATCATTTCCAGATGCACAACTGCCTTCCAAAAGAATCATCGGTCCCAAGAATTACGAGTTTCTTACATCAAAGCGGGAGGAGTTCCAGGAATACCTTCAG AAACTTTTGCAGCACCCAGAACTGAGCAACAGTCAGCTTCTGGCCGACTTCCTGTCTCCTCACAGCATGGAGTCTCAGTTCCTGGACAAGATGTTACCGGACGTAAACCTGG GGAAAATCATTAAGTCCGTTCCCAGCAAACTGATAAAAGAG aAAGGGCAGCATCTGGAGCCTTTCATTCAGTCCTTCTTCAACTCCTGTGAATCTCCCAAACCCAAACCCAGCCGCCCCGAGCTCACTATCCTCAGCCCCACttcagaaaatgataaaaag CTCTTCAATGACCTGTTCAAAAACAATGCTAGCCGATCAGAAATGGCTGAGAAGAGACACAATCAGAACTACTTCATGGAAATGATCACTGTCGAAGGGGTGTATGACTACTTAATGTATGTGG CCCGAGTTGTTTTCCACATCCCTGACTGGCTGCACCACCTGCTAATGGGTGGAAGGATCCTGTTCAAGAACACGCTGGAGGCCTACACAGATTACTACCTTCAGTACAAATTGAACCAGGTGGTCCAGGAGCACCGGCTAGTCTCACTCATTACCCTGCTCAGAG ACACTGTTTTCTGTGAGAGCAGTCCGCCCCGCTCGGTCCACAACAAGCAGAAGAGGGCGAAGAAGACCTTTGAGGAGATGATGAGATATATTccag ACTTTCTGGGGAAGTGTATCGGAGAAGAAGCCAAGTATGAAGGGGTGCGTCTCCTCTTCGACGGACTGCAGCAGCCAGTTCTCAACAAACAG CTGACATATGTACTTTTGGATATCGCTATTCAAGAACTTTTTCCTGAACTAAACAAG CAAGTACAGAAGGAGACGTCTGTGATGGCTCCATGGATGTAA